Proteins from one Malania oleifera isolate guangnan ecotype guangnan chromosome 4, ASM2987363v1, whole genome shotgun sequence genomic window:
- the LOC131154363 gene encoding bifunctional TH2 protein, mitochondrial translates to MHLFPPLPFKIPFSTIFSTSLPKLARFDSTAGFRFSHAFFSADSTRQSQPPPSPLPPCNSMAAASKSLIGTVNSEEGLAGRFWIKSRREALFAMYTPFVVCLASGTLKRDTFRHYISQDVHFLKAFAQAYELAEECADDDDAKVTICELRKSVLEELRMHDSFVQEWGSDIGKGDPNSATIRYTDFLRATASGKVEGVKGCGKLTTPFEKTKVAAYTLGAMTPCMRLYAFLAKELLALSDPSESNHPYRKWVDNYASEGFQASALQIEDLLDKLSVSLTGEELDIIEKLYRQAMKLEIEFFSAQPISQQTVLPLVKEHNPAEDHLIIFSDFDLTCTVVDSSAILAEIAIITAPKSDRYQPENQIVRMSSADLRNTWGVLSKQYTEEYEQCIEEIMPSEKFDEFNYEALRKALEQLSDFEKRANSRVIESGVLKGLNVEDIKRAGERLILQDGCASFFQNLVKNENLNAHVHLLSYCWCADLIRSAFSSGGLHVLNILANEFIYEELISMGEIVKKVESPVDKVEAFSNILKDSGNEKKNLTVYIGDSVGDLLCLLEADIGIVFGSSSSLRRVGTQFGVSFVPLFPGLVKKQKKCSEAGSSKWMGLSGVLYTVSSWAEVQAFILGC, encoded by the exons ATGCATCTCTTTCCTCCATTGCCATTTAAAATTCCTTTCTCcaccatcttctctacctcacTCCCCAAGCTCGCCCGTTTCGACTCGACCGCCGGGTTCCGATTTTCACACGCCTTCTTCTCTGCCGATTCGACTCGCCAGTCACAGCCTCCGCCATCTCCGCTGCCGCCGTGCAATTCCATGGCCGCAGCATCGAAATCCCTCATTGGAACTGTCAACTCCGAAGAAGGCCTCGCCGGGAGGTTTTGGATCAAGTCCCGTAGAGAAGCGTTATTCGCTATGTACACTCCTTTCGTGGTATGTCTGGCTTCAGGGACTCTCAAACGCGATACTTTCCGGCACTATATCTCTCAAGACGTTCACTTCCTCAAAGCCTTCGCTCAAGC GTACGAATTAGCTGAGGAGTgtgctgatgatgatgatgcaaaaGTCACTATATGTGAGTTGAGGAAGAGTGTATTGGAAGAGTTAAGAATGCATGATTCATTTGTCCAA GAATGGGGATCTGACATTGGCAAAGGGGATCCCAATTCTGCAACAATAAGGTACACTGATTTCTTGCGGGCAACAGCCTCTGGGAAGGTTGAAGGAGTAAAAGGTTGTGGTAAACTTACCACTCCATTTGAAAAGACAAAAGTTGCGGCTTACACTCTAGGTGCCATGACACCTTGCATGAGGCTCTATGCTTTTCTGGCCAAGGAGCTTCTGGCACTATCAGATCCTAGTGAAAGCAATCATCCTTACAGAAAGTGGGTCGACAATTATGCATCTGAAGGTTTTCAG GCGTCAGCTCTGCAAATTGAGGACTTGCTGGATAAACTAAGTGTCTCTTTGACAGGCGAAGAACTTGACATCATTGAAAAGCTTTATCGTCAAGCTATGAAACTTGAGATAGAGTTCTTTTCTGCTCAACCAATTTCTCAACAAACTGTGCTGCCTCTGGTTAAAGAACATAATCCTGCAGAAGATCATCTCATAATATTTTCTGATTTTGATTTGACGTGCACTGTTGTGGATTCATCCGCCATTTTGGCAGAGATTGCAATAATAACAGCACCAAAATCTGATCGGTATCAACCTGAAAATCAAATTGTTCGGATGTCGTCAGCTGACCTGAGAAACACATGGGGTGTTCTTTCCAAGCAGTATACAGAAGAGTATGAACAGTGCATAGAAGAAATTATGCCCTCAGAAAAAT TTGATGAATTTAACTATGAAGCTCTGCGCAAGGCACTTGAGCAACTTTCAGATTTTGAGAAAAGGGCAAATTCTAGAGTGATTGAATCTGGAGTACTTAAGGGTCTAAATGTTGAAGACATAAAACGAGCTGGTGAACGCCTAATTCTCCAAGATGGTTGTGCTAGTTTCTTTCAGAACCTCgtaaagaatgaaaatttgaatgcaCATGTCCATTTACTTTCATATTGTTGGTGTGCTGATCTTATTAGGTCTGCCTTTTCATCAG GTGGCTTGCATGTTCTGAACATACTTGCTAATGAATTCATATATGAAGAATTAATTTCAATGGGTGAAATTGTCAAGAAGGTGGAGTCTCCTGTTGACAAGGTGGAGGCCTTCAGCAACATCCTTAAAGACTCCGGCAATGAAAAAAAGAACTTAACCGTGTATATTGGAGATTCAGTGGGTGATTTACTTTGTCTGCTTGAGGCAGATATAGGCATTGTATTTGGATCAAGTTCAAGCCTACGGAGAGTGGGGACTCAATTTGGTGTTTCTTTTGTCCCATTATTCCCTGGCTTGGTTAAGAAACAGAAAAAATGCAGCGAAGCTGGCTCTTCTAAATGGATGGGGCTATCTGGTGTTCTTTACACGGTGTCTAGTTGGGCTGAAGTACAAGCCTTTATTTTGGGGTGCTAG